From the Micromonospora echinospora genome, the window GCACCGGCGAGTACCGGGTGTTCGTCCCGGCGCTGCGCACCAACTCCACCGGCACCAGCTGGTACGGCAGGACCCCGGCCGGCTCGTCGATCTCGCTGAGCCAGTTCTACGTGGTCCGACCGGGCACCAGCGCGGCCACCGTCAACGCCGCGCTCGCCCAGGGCCGGCACCTGCTCTTCACCCCCGGCGTGCACCACGTCACCGAACCGATCCGGGTCGACCGCGCCGACACGGTGATCCTCGGTCTCGGTCTGGCCACCATCCAGGCCGACAACGGCACCGTCGCCATGCGGGTCGCCGACGTCGACGGGGTGAAGGTGGCCGGCATCATGTTCGAGGCCGGACAGACCACCTCGCCGGTGCTCATGGAGGTCGGCCCGCCCGGCTCGTCGGCCGACCACGCGGCCAACCCGGTCTCGCTGCACGACGTCTTCTTCCGCATCGGCGGACCGGGCGTCGGCCGGGCCACCAACACCCTCACCATCAACAGCGACGACGTCATCGGCGACCACATGTGGCTGTGGCGCGCCGACCACGGCGACGGGGTCGGGTGGACGGTGAACACCGCCGACACCGGCCTGACCGTCAACGGCGACGACGTGACCACGTACGGCCTCTTCGTCGAGCACTACCAGAAGTACCAGACCGTCTGGAACGGCAACGGCGGCCGGACGTACTTCTACCAGAACGAGATGCCGTACGACCCGCCGAACCAGGCCGCCTGGATGAACGGGGCGACCCGGGGTTACGCCGCCTACAAGGTGGCCGACCAGGTGACCAGCCACCAGGCGTGGGGACTGGGCAGCTACTGCTACTTCAACGTCGACCCGTCGGTGGTCGCGGACCGGGCCATCGAGGCGCCGACCAACCCGAACGTCCGGTTCACCAACATGGTCACCGTCTCCCTCGGCGGGGTCGGCACCATCAACCGGGTGGTCAACACCACCGGCGGCACCGCCAACACCGCCAACCAGGTGGTCTACCTGACCAACTACCCGTAACCGCCATGCGTTGGTCCTGCCCGTCCAGACCGTCGAGCTGGACGGGCAGGACCGGGTGGGACCGGTGGGATCCGGAGGCCGTGGGTCACGGGGACACCGGGACAGGGCGGTGATGTGTCCCGGATGCTGCCCAGGTGGCCGGGGGCGGGCTGCCGGGACGGGCATGAGGCGCACAACTGCGCACACTGGCGCAATTGCCTCCCAAGTGGACGGAAACCCTTCACTCCGGTAGTAGGCTTTGCCCTTGGAGCGAGCTTCATCCGTTTGATCATTCTTCAGGTGGAGAGGCACAGGATGACCACTTCTCGACTGCTTCCGATGGAACGCACCTGTCCCTACGCCCCGCCGGCCGAGCACGTCCAACTGCAACGGGACGCACCCGTGGCCCGGGTGACGCTGCCGGACGGATCGTGGGCGTGGGCGCTGAGCCGACTCGACGACATCCGTGCGGTCTTGACCGATCCGCGGTTCAGTTCCGACCGCCGGCGGGAGGGGTACCCGCTGGTCACCGCCGAAATGCGCGCCGCGTTCTCCTCCGAGCGACCGTCCATGATCGGGCTCGATCCGCCGGAACACGGGGTGGCGCGACGGGCGGTCGTCGGGGAGTTCACCGTCCGCCGGATGAACGCCCTGCGTCCCCGCATCCAGCAGATCGTCGACGAATGCATCGACGCCATGCTCGCCGGGCCGTGCCCGGCCGACCTCGTGTCAGCGCTGTCGATGCCGGTGCCGTCGCTGGTCATCTGCGAGCTGCTCGGTGTGCCCTACGCCGATCACGAGTTCTTCCAGAGCCGCTCCGCCACGCTGCTGCGTCGCTCCATCCCGACCGTCGAGCGTCGTGCGGCGGCCACCGAGGTTCGTGAGTACATGGCGGGACTCATCGCCGAGAAGACGCGGACGCCGCCCGACGACCTGCTCGGCCGCCAGATCGCCCGGGGCGCGGACCCGGAGGAGCTGGCGGGCCTCGGATTCCTGTTGCTTATCGCCGGGCACGAGACCACCGCCAACATGATCTCGCTGGGCACGATGGCGCTGCTGGAACAGCCAGAGGCGCTGGCCGCGCTGAAGGACGATCCCGCCGTCACGCCCCGGGCCGTCGAGGAACTGCTCCGCTACTTCACGATCGCCGAATTCGCCACCAACCGGGTCGCGCGGGAGGACGTCGAGGTCGGCGGCGTCCTGATCCGCGCCGGCGAGGGCGTCATCACGCTCGCCAACACCGCGAACCGCGACCCGGCCGCGTTCGCCCACGGCGACACCCTCGACATCGGGCGCGGGGCCCGTCACCACGTCGCGTTCGGCTTCGGTCCTCATCAGTGCCTTGGGCAGAACCTCGCCCGGATCGAACTCCAGATCGTCTTCGACACCCTCTTCGCCCGGGTCCCCGGCCTCGCACTCGCGGCGTCTGTCGAGGACCTGCCGTTCAAGGACGACGCCGGCGTCTATGGCCTCTACTCCCTCCCCGTCACCTGGTAGGAGACACGATGCAGGTGACCGCGGACCCGACCCGCTGCGTCGGTGCCGGCCAGTGCGTACTCACCGAGCCCACGGTGTTCGGCCAGGACGACGACGGCACGGTCGTTGTCCTCGACGACCGCCCCGCGGACGACGCGACGATGTCCCGAGTGCGGGAGGCCGTCCACATCTGCCCCGGCCGGGCGCTGACCCTCGACGAACCCGGGACCTGACGCGGCTCCGCCACCCGGCCGTGACGATTGACATCCTTCGCTCACACCCACAGAGTGACACCGATGGTGGGGGGAGCGGACGGGCCGACGTTGCTGGCCGGGGTGGACATCGGCACCACACACACCAAGGCCGGGGTCTACCGGCCGGACGGCACACCCGTGGCGCAGCGACAGGCGGCCACCCCGTCCGACGCCGACGGGTTGCGGGCCACCGCGCTGCGGCTGCTCGCCGAGTGCGTCTCGGCCGCGCCGGCACCGCCGCTGGCCGTCGGGGTGTCGAGCATGGCGGAGACCGGGGTGCCGCTGGACGCCGACGGTGACCCGATCGGTGACCTGCTGCACTGGCGGGACCGCCGCGCCCACCGGGAGGCCCACCAGATCGGCGAGACGGTCGGCCGGGCGCCGTTCTTCGCCGCGACCGGCCTGCACCCGAGCGCGAAGCTGCCGCTGGCCCGCTGGATCTGGCTCCGCCACCACGATCCCGACCGGACCCGGCGGATGGCCCGCTGGGCGAGCAGCGCGGACCTGGTGCTGGCCGCCCTCACCGGCACCCTCGCCACCAGCCCCACCCTGGCCGCCCGCACCGGCGCCTTCGACATCCGCGCCATGGCGTACGCGCCGGACCTGCTCGACCTGGCCGGACTGCGGCCCGATCAACTGCCCCCGGTGGTCGCCGCCAACCGGGTCGCCGGGCGGACCACGCGCGCGGTGGCGACCCGCACCGGTCTGCCGGCCGGCACTCCGGTCGTCCTCGCCGGCCACGACCACCTCGCCGCCGCCTGGGCCGCCGGAGTCCGGGGGCCGGGCCGGACGGCGGACTCGATGGGCACCGCCGAGACGGTGCTCACCCCGGTCGCGGCGGTGCCGGCGATGCCCGCCGCGCCCACCGGCATCTCGGTCGGCCCCTTCCTCGACGGCCGCTCCTACTGCCTCATCAGTGGCCTGTCCAGCAGCGGCGGCCTGGTCGACTGGTGGCTGGAGCGCTTCGCGCCGCCCGGCTGCCCGGACCGGTACCGCTGGTTCACCGACCTTCTCGGCACCACCACTGACCCCGAACCCACCGGCATCGTCGTGCAGCCGTACCTGCACGGGCGGGCCAGTCCCCAGCCGGACCCGCACCGCACCCTGTCGTTCCACGGCATCCGGCCGGAGCACCACCTCGCCGACATCGGCCGTGCGGTCCTCGAAGGGCTCTGCATGCAGGTGCGCTGGATGCTGGAGAGCCAGGCCACGATCAGCGGCCAGCGCCCCGAGACGGTGGCAGTCTTCGGCGGCCCCACCGCCAGCCCCGCCTGGATGCGGATCAAGGCCGCGGTCATGCCGGTGCCCGTGGTGGTGCTGCCCGAGCACCGGTCCGCCGTGCTCGGCGCCGCGCAACTCGCCGGCCGGGCGATCGGCGTCCAGGACCGTACGCCCACCTCACCACCGCCCCGGCCCGCCGCCCCGCCCGACGCGGCGTGGGAGACGGCGTACCGCTCCCGGTTCCTACCGTTGGTCACCACCCCCGCCCCACCTGGCAGTTGACGAAACGCCGGTGCCGTTGCAACGCGACGTCGCTGGCTGCGGCCTCGGCGTTCCGGCACGGCCGGTCCGGCAGAACGACCGGCAGAACCTCGTGCGGAAGACGCGCTCCCGGGCATGGCGAACGTCACAAACAGTTCCCCGGATGCTGGCGTTGACCTGCGGAGACGTCGTCGCTCCCGGTGGTTGCCCTCGCCGGCGAAACCATTGCGGCACCCTTTCGCCGCCGCTACGAAACGTGCGGGTGACCTGATTCCGGACACCCGTACCCCGATCGCGCAGTGACGCCGATCGACCCACCCGAAGTGGAGACGACCCCCTCATGCGACAACGCCGTCTTCTGGCGTACGGCGCGCTCGGCGCCACGCTGGCGACTCTGCTGGTCGGAGTCACCCCCGCCACCGCCCAACCCACGCCGGCCCCGTCGGCTCCGTCGGCTCCCACCGTCGGTGACGCGGAGCCCACCCGGAGGCTGACCCTGTTCACCGGCGACCGGGTCACCGTGCGAGGCCGGGAGGTGACCGTCGCCCCCCGCGACGGTGTCCACTTCGTCCGCCTCCAGCGGGACCGGGCCGACTACGTCATCCCGTCCGACGCCATCCCGCTGCTGCGGGCCGACCGGCTGGACGAGCGGCTGTTCAACGTCACCGCCCTGCTCGAGTTCGGCTTCGACGAGCTGTCGTACCTGCCCCTGGTGGTCTCCGACGCGACCGCCGTGCGCGGCCTGGACACCGGGCGTGAACTGGAGGCGGTCGACGGGTTCGCCACCCGGGTGCCGCTGGCCGACCTGGCGAAGACCTGGCAGACCACCCGCACGTCACTGACGCGCGGCAAGGTCTGGGCCGACGGTGTCCGCCAGTCCAAGCTGGAGACCAGCGTGCCGATGACCGGTGCCCCGGCGGCCTGGGCGGCCGGGTACGACGGCACCGGGGTGAAGGTCGCGGTGCTCGACAGCGGCATCGACGACAGCCACCCCGATCTCGCCGGGAAGGTGGTGGCGCGCCGCAACTTTGTGCCCGAGATCGAGACCGCCCTGGACCTCAACGGACACGGCACCCACGTGTCGTCGACGATCGTCGGCAGCGGGGCCGCGTCGGGCGGGAGGTACAGGGGGGTGGCGCCCGGCGCGACCCTGCTCGACGGCAAGGTGTGCTGGAACGCCGAGGGCCGGGGCAACTGCTCCGACTCGGCGATCCTCGCCGCCATGCAGTGGGCGGCCGAATCCGGCGCGACGATCGTCAACATGAGCCTGGGCGGCCAGGACGCCGTCGGTGTCGACCCGCTGGAACAGGCGGTCAACGACCTCACCGCCGAGTACGGCACCCTCTTCGTCGTCGCCGCCGGCAACTACAACGGCTGGCAGTTCCGGGTCGGTTCGCCGTCCACGGCGGACGCGGCGCTGTCGGTGGCGAACGTCGACCGGGCCGGGGAACTGAACTGGTCGTCGCTGCGCGGACCCCGGATCGGCGACTACGGCGTCAAGCCGGACATCGGCGGGCCGGGCACCGAGATCACCGCCGCCCGCTCGCCGAGCGCGCTCGGCCACCTGCCGACCGGGTCGTACTTCGCCGCCACCGGCACCTCCATGGCCGCCCCGCACGTGGCCGGCGCCGCCGCCCTGCTGACCCAGGCCCACCCGGACTGGAAGGCCACGCAGCTCAAGGAGGCGCTGATGGCCACGGCGGCACCGAACCTGGCGTACGACGTCTTCGCGCAGGGCGCCGGCTTCGTCGACGTCGACAAGGCGCTGCGCCAGCCGGTCACCGTCAGCCCGGCGTCGCTCAGCCTCGGGGTGCTCGAGTGGCCGCACACCGAGGCGCCCACCGCGCGGACCATGACCTACCACAACCGCGGTGACCGGCCGGTGACGCTCGACCTGGCCCTCGACGGCACCGCGCCGCCGGGCCTGCTGACGCTGAGCGCGACCACCCTGACCGTGCCGGCCGGCGGCGACGCGACCGTCCAGGTCACCGTGGACGAACGGGCGAGCACCTCGTACGGCCTCTACAGCGGGCGACTGGTGGCCACCGCCGGTGACGTCACCCTCCGGACGCCGTTCAGCGTCTACCACGAGGAACCGGCGGCGGGTCTCACCATCGACGCCATCGGCCGGGACGGCGGTGCCCCCGCCACGGTGCTGGTCGAGCTGGTCAACCCCGACCCGCAGAACTACGCCAGCCATACGTTCTACACGTCGAGCGCGTCGCTGCGGGTGCCGCTGAACAGCTCCTGGCGGCTGTCCGCGTACATCGAGGAGGCCGACGGCACGGTCTCCCTGCTGACCGACAACCGTCTCGTCGCCGGCACCGACCGGAAGGTGGTGCTCGACGCGCGGAAGGCGCGACCGCTCGACATCACCGTCCCGGACCGCCGGGCGCGGGCGCAGGACGCCTCGGTCATGGTACTGCGCGGCGGCGACCGGCTGGTCACGTACGCCGGTGTCACCGGCGATCTGGACAAGATCCTCACCGCCGACGTC encodes:
- a CDS encoding cytochrome P450: MERTCPYAPPAEHVQLQRDAPVARVTLPDGSWAWALSRLDDIRAVLTDPRFSSDRRREGYPLVTAEMRAAFSSERPSMIGLDPPEHGVARRAVVGEFTVRRMNALRPRIQQIVDECIDAMLAGPCPADLVSALSMPVPSLVICELLGVPYADHEFFQSRSATLLRRSIPTVERRAAATEVREYMAGLIAEKTRTPPDDLLGRQIARGADPEELAGLGFLLLIAGHETTANMISLGTMALLEQPEALAALKDDPAVTPRAVEELLRYFTIAEFATNRVAREDVEVGGVLIRAGEGVITLANTANRDPAAFAHGDTLDIGRGARHHVAFGFGPHQCLGQNLARIELQIVFDTLFARVPGLALAASVEDLPFKDDAGVYGLYSLPVTW
- a CDS encoding ferredoxin, with amino-acid sequence MQVTADPTRCVGAGQCVLTEPTVFGQDDDGTVVVLDDRPADDATMSRVREAVHICPGRALTLDEPGT
- a CDS encoding FGGY-family carbohydrate kinase, with the protein product MVGGADGPTLLAGVDIGTTHTKAGVYRPDGTPVAQRQAATPSDADGLRATALRLLAECVSAAPAPPLAVGVSSMAETGVPLDADGDPIGDLLHWRDRRAHREAHQIGETVGRAPFFAATGLHPSAKLPLARWIWLRHHDPDRTRRMARWASSADLVLAALTGTLATSPTLAARTGAFDIRAMAYAPDLLDLAGLRPDQLPPVVAANRVAGRTTRAVATRTGLPAGTPVVLAGHDHLAAAWAAGVRGPGRTADSMGTAETVLTPVAAVPAMPAAPTGISVGPFLDGRSYCLISGLSSSGGLVDWWLERFAPPGCPDRYRWFTDLLGTTTDPEPTGIVVQPYLHGRASPQPDPHRTLSFHGIRPEHHLADIGRAVLEGLCMQVRWMLESQATISGQRPETVAVFGGPTASPAWMRIKAAVMPVPVVVLPEHRSAVLGAAQLAGRAIGVQDRTPTSPPPRPAAPPDAAWETAYRSRFLPLVTTPAPPGS
- a CDS encoding S8 family serine peptidase, with the translated sequence MRQRRLLAYGALGATLATLLVGVTPATAQPTPAPSAPSAPTVGDAEPTRRLTLFTGDRVTVRGREVTVAPRDGVHFVRLQRDRADYVIPSDAIPLLRADRLDERLFNVTALLEFGFDELSYLPLVVSDATAVRGLDTGRELEAVDGFATRVPLADLAKTWQTTRTSLTRGKVWADGVRQSKLETSVPMTGAPAAWAAGYDGTGVKVAVLDSGIDDSHPDLAGKVVARRNFVPEIETALDLNGHGTHVSSTIVGSGAASGGRYRGVAPGATLLDGKVCWNAEGRGNCSDSAILAAMQWAAESGATIVNMSLGGQDAVGVDPLEQAVNDLTAEYGTLFVVAAGNYNGWQFRVGSPSTADAALSVANVDRAGELNWSSLRGPRIGDYGVKPDIGGPGTEITAARSPSALGHLPTGSYFAATGTSMAAPHVAGAAALLTQAHPDWKATQLKEALMATAAPNLAYDVFAQGAGFVDVDKALRQPVTVSPASLSLGVLEWPHTEAPTARTMTYHNRGDRPVTLDLALDGTAPPGLLTLSATTLTVPAGGDATVQVTVDERASTSYGLYSGRLVATAGDVTLRTPFSVYHEEPAAGLTIDAIGRDGGAPATVLVELVNPDPQNYASHTFYTSSASLRVPLNSSWRLSAYIEEADGTVSLLTDNRLVAGTDRKVVLDARKARPLDITVPDRRARAQDASVMVLRGGDRLVTYAGVTGDLDKILTADVGPTDLPGVTTQVHAVFQGPARRDSAPDVYQLGWRIRGSFVTGLVRHVSREDLATVQAEYAQNATGVAAWRINGSPDPDSGGGGLMLTSQLPAVATPGRRTEYYNGDVPWLTDVQEETVDGGLLILNLATTEPVTYRPGRRYVERWNGTALNTTLIPQNGGSPAVARQGDSIQAALTGYTDGAGHVGLPYSMTNHRFTLHQGDRLVGEHTYLYGSWQVAPEPTTYRMRYAFDLPEPYRLSRRLETEWTFTTSAAQQGALPLTSIGFRPALALDNSVRAGSRLTVPLTFAQQATAGRVTSATVSVSFDDGRTWTAAPTAEKHGTYTATVRHPRDSSGFVSLRATAVDSAGNTVTTTVYRAYQVR